The genomic region ATAAGAATTCAGAAAATTTTGACAGATATTTTGAGACGGTTCATGATATGAAAGCAAAGCCGCTTTGCGAATTGTACAATATTGAATATTCCGAAGCAGATTCAGAAGAAACTTTACAAAATAACTTAACAGGATTCTTTGAAAAATCAGACCGGCCAAAACTTCTGGAAATTTTTACACCTAGAAAACTGAATGATGAGGTTTTACTCGAGTATTTCAATTTTATGAAATCTTAAGCATCGTCTAACATTTCTTAAGATTCATAATCCTTATCTTTGATCGTTTAATCAAAAAAAAGAATTATGAGTAAACTTGATGAAAAAGTAGGACAATATTTAGATGATCTTAGATCTAAGGTTGGAGAATCTAATCCTGATGTAGACCTTGTGCGAAAGATCGCAGAATCAATGGGGCCAAGCATTTATAATGCAGACGCGGAGACTGTTTCGTCTTCCAGTGAATCTGAAGTTGAAACGGTGAAAAAGAATTTTGTGATGAAAAAGCTGGGGGTAGACGATGAGTCTAAAGTAAACGAGGCTGTAAATCAGGTTCTGGAAAAATATGG from Gramella sp. MT6 harbors:
- a CDS encoding DUF2853 family protein, producing MSKLDEKVGQYLDDLRSKVGESNPDVDLVRKIAESMGPSIYNADAETVSSSSESEVETVKKNFVMKKLGVDDESKVNEAVNQVLEKYGKSNRNKYRVVVYYLLTKHFGKESLYK